A stretch of DNA from Triticum dicoccoides isolate Atlit2015 ecotype Zavitan chromosome 2A, WEW_v2.0, whole genome shotgun sequence:
AGCTCATTCGAGGATCTGCTTGCTCTTATTCAACCAGTGACGCTGTCCAATACGGCGGACTCGGTCACTTAGGCCCTAACCTCGTCCGGCAAGTTCACGGTCAAGTCTCTATACCGTAGGCTGTGCCTGGGTCAGGGCCCGGCCTTCCCAATGCCGAAGGGTCTGTGGAATGCGCGCAATCCGCTTAAGATAAAGGTGTTCTTTTGGCAACTTTTCCGCAATAGACTTTCCACTTCGGCTAACGTTGCCAGGCGCAACGGCCCATCAATGGGCTTATGCGCAATTTGCAACACCTCGGAGGACGCGAATCACGTGTTTTTCCGCTGCCCGCTAGCGCGTTTTGCCTGGAGTGCAGTTCGGGAGGCCACCAACACTACTTGGGCCCCGCACTCGGCTGGTGACCTTGCGGCCATAGTAGCATTGATGACTGGCGGCAGCAGGCGCGTGCTCTGGAGCTGCCTAGGCGCCTTGGCTTGGGCCTTGTGGCTCACCAGGAACAAACTAGCAATCGAGGGAATCTTTCCTTCTCACCCTGCTAACATTATGTACAAATGCAACATTCTTCTGCAGCAGTGGAGTCCGTTGGTGAGGCGCAAGGATGCTGAGAGATTGAAGCAAGCTCAAGACCGTCTTCGCCAAGTCTACATTTTGGCTAGGGAGCCGACCGCCATTTCTACGTCGTGAAGTGGTTATTTTGTCTCGCGAGCGAGCCTGCGTGCTCTAAGCTCTTGGCCTTTGGCCTGTAATAGACTCGCTATGGACTGTCTGTGGCTTTTGGCCTACCCCAAACTCACGTGCCTTCGTGCCCGTGTGACTTGAGCCTCCGCGCTCGTTCCGTCTGTCCTCAGACTACTTTGTAAACGCTGCCTCAgttatgggctttattaatttaaagccggacgcctcTAGCGTCTTCATTCTAAAAAATATATATTTGTATATAGCGTTCAATATATAGAGGAAATATGGCAATAGAAAGTAATACATTTGAATTCCTCGTGTCGGTTTTGACGGCCAGAACTGCGAGGCTAACTTATTCAATCGTATTACAACTGCATGCATGCGAGCTTAACCAGAAGCTTATATACAAGTCTCGTGCTGTGAACTAGTATTAAATTTCGCTAGCGTAGCATGCAGATCGGATTATGTATTGATCATGTTGGGCAGGCTCTTAGGAGGCCTGGAAAGACCCACCAGCGAACCTGGACTTGAGAAGTTCGACCACTCCGGTGTCCACCCGGAGAGCCTTAGTGAGCACCGGCGTGGGGATGGGCGGGTCGGAGCCGAAGAGCGTAAGCGGCACGAAGACGATGCCGGGGTTCTGGCTGTTGAAGGAGACAAACATGGTGACCACGGTGTCGCCGGTGTTGAACTGGAAGTGCATGAGGCCGCGCGGGATGAGGAAGTTCTCGCCGGCGCGCACCACCCTGGAGTAGAGCCTGTTCCCGGACTCGTTGCTGCCGATGATGCCCACGAGGAGCTCGCCTTTCACCACGAGGCCGATTTCGGTGGCGCGCGGGTGGATGTGCGGCGGGTTGGTGCCCCCGGGCGCGAAGTCCACGCGGTTCATGGAGATACCCTGCGTGTTCTCGCCGGGGAACTCCGTCACGTCCAGCCTCGTCACGGCCGAGCCGTTCGGGGTGGACGTGTTGCCGCCCCTGGCTAGCTTGGAGGAGAAGAGGAAGTCGTCGCCGGCTTCCAACTGGGGCACGCACGGGTATCCGTTCACCCGGACCGCGTTGTCATCGAGGTCGGCCACACAGAAGTCCTGGAGAGGGTCAGGGTCCGTGGCCATGATGGCCGGAGCAAGGAGCAGCATGGTGAACATGCAAGCTATGGTTTTGGAGTAGACCATTGCTTGCTATGGTTGTTCAAGATCAAGAGTGTCTAAGGCACTGGTGGTAGCTGAGCTAAGCTATGGAGGATGAGTGAGTGCAGTTCTGAGTGAGTGGTAAGGCAAGCATATGGATCCTTTATATAGGGGATATTGCACGCATGCATGTATGTGCCGCATGTGTGAACACGAGAAGAAGAATTACTTTATTAAAAGTAGAGTATATTATTGCGCGTTTGATGTTTCTCATATACCTTAAAGAATTTCGAAAGCGTCACTGGATTTTAGTAGGAAGAGAAGTGTATCCTGAGAACTAGAACGGGAGGCCGCAGACTCCATGATGAGTGTGAACAGTGAATGAGCGACGGTGGGAGCGAGTCCGAGGGTTGATTGTTCGTGTCATGGGTGCAGAGTCGTTGCTACCCTTGGAGTTGGAGAGAGGANNNNNNNNNNAGGCCAGATATTCGGTTTTCACCCGTGAGCACGTCCGAGTAATATTTCATCCGTGAGCACGCCCGAGCAATATAAGGCAACGCCTTCAACAAGGACACAACCACATCAGCACCGCCATTGGCATGTGCAAGCATCGAAAGTCAAATCTAGGGTTTTAAACTAGGAGGTCGAGACCCATTAATGGACGAGCATCACTTAGGCGAAGTCAACTTGTATTGCCGCCACCACTTGCTGAAGAAGTCGATACTACATGGAGGGGCACACAAAGATCATTGTCACGGAAAATTGGAATCTGAACGGTCCCATGGTATACATGCTCGGAGAGAGTCGTTCATGTGCGTATCCCAGAGTTGTTGTAT
This window harbors:
- the LOC119359278 gene encoding oxalate oxidase 1-like, with amino-acid sequence MVYSKTIACMFTMLLLAPAIMATDPDPLQDFCVADLDDNAVRVNGYPCVPQLEAGDDFLFSSKLARGGNTSTPNGSAVTRLDVTEFPGENTQGISMNRVDFAPGGTNPPHIHPRATEIGLVVKGELLVGIIGSNESGNRLYSRVVRAGENFLIPRGLMHFQFNTGDTVVTMFVSFNSQNPGIVFVPLTLFGSDPPIPTPVLTKALRVDTGVVELLKSRFAGGSFQAS